In Populus nigra chromosome 1, ddPopNigr1.1, whole genome shotgun sequence, one genomic interval encodes:
- the LOC133693980 gene encoding tobamovirus multiplication protein 2B isoform X1 has translation MSSVLGEAKRMERAIERSASSGGSASAREGTAKSVVADQISQAVQSTSNLLHLMQQSSPSQAKLMKLPKNLLAKASTIKNTGQVLDQMPKVISSLDAHMDSGLQSVPHLRTAIQLLANMESCQLNTLSQAQFSQQVQTPSFLWLNLSRQVNLRRQVNGLNFHRHSEA, from the exons ATGTCTTCTGTCCTTGGAGAAGCAAAGCGAATGGAGAGAGCAATTGAAAGATCAGCGTCATCAGGTGGAAGTGCAAGCGCAAGAGAAGGCACAGCAAAGTCAGTAGTGGCTGATCAGATTTCTCAAGCTGTACAATCGACCTCCAATCTCCTTCACCTTATGCAACAATCCTCTCCTTCCCAG GCCAAACTAATGAAGCTCCCAAAGAACCTTCTGGCAAAAGCCTCTACAATCAAGAACACTGGACAA GTTTTAGACCAAATGCCTAAGGTGATCTCATCCCTGGATGCACATATGGATAGTGGATTACAAAG TGTTCCTCATCTGAGAACTGCAATCCAGTTACTTGCAAACATGGAGAGCTGCCAGCTTAATACTCTATCCCAAGCTCAGTTCTCTCAACAAGTACAAACCCCCTCATTTTTGTGGCT GAATCTGAGCCGTCAAGTCAACCTCCGGAGGCAGGTTAATGGACTAAACTTTCACCGTCATTCAGAAGCTTAA
- the LOC133693980 gene encoding tobamovirus multiplication protein 2B isoform X2 — translation MSSVLGEAKRMERAIERSASSGGSASAREGTAKSVVADQISQAVQSTSNLLHLMQQSSPSQAKLMKLPKNLLAKASTIKNTGQVLDQMPKVISSLDAHMDSGLQSVPHLRTAIQLLANMESCQLNTLSQAQFSQQESEPSSQPPEAG, via the exons ATGTCTTCTGTCCTTGGAGAAGCAAAGCGAATGGAGAGAGCAATTGAAAGATCAGCGTCATCAGGTGGAAGTGCAAGCGCAAGAGAAGGCACAGCAAAGTCAGTAGTGGCTGATCAGATTTCTCAAGCTGTACAATCGACCTCCAATCTCCTTCACCTTATGCAACAATCCTCTCCTTCCCAG GCCAAACTAATGAAGCTCCCAAAGAACCTTCTGGCAAAAGCCTCTACAATCAAGAACACTGGACAA GTTTTAGACCAAATGCCTAAGGTGATCTCATCCCTGGATGCACATATGGATAGTGGATTACAAAG TGTTCCTCATCTGAGAACTGCAATCCAGTTACTTGCAAACATGGAGAGCTGCCAGCTTAATACTCTATCCCAAGCTCAGTTCTCTCAACAA GAATCTGAGCCGTCAAGTCAACCTCCGGAGGCAGGTTAA